A stretch of DNA from Deltaproteobacteria bacterium:
CTTCGGCGGCAAGGTGCGCAGCGAGAAGGAGATCATCGCCGCATTCGAACCTTTGGCCAAAGCGATCATTCGCGACATTCAGATCCTGCGCCTCAGTGACAGCGCCGTGGTCCCGACCTACAGCAGTCGCATCAGCCAAAATCCCCAGGTACAGCGTCTGGACCGGACTAGTATCGCCCAATATTTAGGAGGTGTTGATGCCGACAAGTGGCTCAAAGACCTGATCGACTGTACCTATATGGGCATGTGCGGCGCTGATATCGATAAACAATCAGCGATCAATCTGCTGACGCTGATCAACCCAAGCACCGAGGATGGATTCCAAGTCTACGGCAGCAGTGACGAGTCTAAACGCATTAAAGGCGGCAACGGGCAGCTAACTGGTGCGCTAAGCGCCGCAATTAAAGGTACCATTCCTACCAACCTCGGTCATCGCCTCGTCGCCCTGCGCGATCATGGATCCCATATGACTCTGGTATTTGACCAAGGTGGTGGCCGCACGATCGATGTGGCAGCTGATCGCGTGATTATGACCTTACCGTTTAGCACGCTGCGTCAAGTTGATATGAAAGGGGTTGACCTATCTCCCGTTAAAAAGGCTGCCATTGCCGATTGGGGCTACGGCACCAACTCCAAGCTGATGCTCGGATTTAAGTCTCGCCCCTGGCGCACCGGCGAGCGCAAGGCGATCGGCAGCGTTTATACGGATTTTGTCAGTGAGTGCTTCTGGGATTCCGCCTGCGCCCAACCCGGCAAGTCCGGGATCATCGTTAATTACCTCAGCGGCAAGCGGGGTGCAGAGCAGAAGGTCGATCAGGACCGGACAGCCCTTTCTGATCTCGATGCTATCTTCCTTGGGTCAGCCAAGGAATACGACGGTAACAAGGTCTTCCAGCATTGGAACTCCTACCCCTTCGCTCTTGGATCGTACACCTGTCCTAAGCCTGGCCATTACACCACGATCCACGGCTCGGCTGGCGAACCTGAGCTCACTGGCCGCCTGCTCTTTGCCGGCGAGCACTGCAGCACCGAATACGCCAGCTACATCAACGGTGCTGTCGATAGTGCCAACAATGCCGTGAAGATCCTCG
This window harbors:
- a CDS encoding FAD-binding protein, which encodes MARTVLGRRTNRLLGLAVARAQGRLNWDQIDAILGTVGLPSADAHRSAWTPNRRSFVRGAGLGVIGGTALLAGCRTSGRDGRLSSADVKEAGRIVIVGGGIAGLTAAYRLRQVGLKASLYEGSDRLGGRVWTQEKFNAEGMFCERGGELIDSVHSDLIALSEELGLEIQDVIDDPKLTRELFLFGGKVRSEKEIIAAFEPLAKAIIRDIQILRLSDSAVVPTYSSRISQNPQVQRLDRTSIAQYLGGVDADKWLKDLIDCTYMGMCGADIDKQSAINLLTLINPSTEDGFQVYGSSDESKRIKGGNGQLTGALSAAIKGTIPTNLGHRLVALRDHGSHMTLVFDQGGGRTIDVAADRVIMTLPFSTLRQVDMKGVDLSPVKKAAIADWGYGTNSKLMLGFKSRPWRTGERKAIGSVYTDFVSECFWDSACAQPGKSGIIVNYLSGKRGAEQKVDQDRTALSDLDAIFLGSAKEYDGNKVFQHWNSYPFALGSYTCPKPGHYTTIHGSAGEPELTGRLLFAGEHCSTEYASYINGAVDSANNAVKILVSNVKLPEPLSVFP